Proteins encoded by one window of Cloeon dipterum chromosome 4, ieCloDipt1.1, whole genome shotgun sequence:
- the Nnp-1 gene encoding ribosomal RNA processing protein 1 homolog A isoform X1 has product MVKCKNINQTKDVEEKKRVLQISEEIALVQKLADNEVHMRDRALKRLKRWIYGKTKDGPAFTKEDLMMLWRGLFYCMWNSDKPLVQEQLCEDMGSLVHCILNDKDVMLFIDGFLSTLRYEWTYIDNYRMDKYKMLVRRVLRQILVRVSSDDWKLAGELGKLLWENILNFKTVPPPPIGLAFHISEIYFQEISKCSGKNELTENALLDFVRPFVQCIASNKTDERLQAIIRESVFGYLVNQSDVGIEQDEKIQAWKMMGCPAINLDQIEKNEIDSEDDEEMIAADSDDGADDEEQILDPRAGQMNVELPQIKFNSKKIADMVDEFLADKKLNSKTKKSLKLVREMFQLLAQNIHPIPFEAPVKEDEIGYLGFKPRKSAKRAAENLMKFEEELMKESAKARRKRKGGFEPYEELDVDIDNEEESQPLVEQPQTKPSKKAPSPKADEPPAKRRRRSSLGLISNWEISEVTQEVAKEKVPDASSPGNIGNWNVVSVSEQDSTPKKGVSSEWEKPLQEGEYEYFVSPKKSPRRRSLCKASIDQEVAAEEPKPEGKENVARSPLTLVFNAKMPENQESPKSSRVAQREEPKNFGSPLSALRKARVSMPLNTKSQDLTPVGKKSLLIPALTNSAKKRVSIKLEHNKAQEVHEYVKQLRESPRNPHDSSKKPSQGLLKGSPAPFKSAIAKFRQNNMDIL; this is encoded by the exons ATGGTgaagtgcaaaaatataaatcagacTAAAGATgttgaagagaaaaagagggttttgcaaatttctgaAGAAATTGCTCTTGTACAAAAGCTTGCGGACAACGAAGTTCACATGCGAGACCGCGCTTTGAAAAGGTTGAAACGCTGGATTTATGGAAAAACGAAGGATGGAC CTGCATTCACAAAGGAAGACCTAATGATGTTGTGGAGAGGACTCTTTTACTGCATGTGGAACTCTGATAAGCCACTAGTTCAG GAGCAACTGTGTGAGGATATGGGGAGTTTGGTCCACTGCATTTTGAATGACAAAGATGTGATGCTCTTCATTGATGGATTTCTATCAACTCTTCGCTATGAATGGACCTACATTGACAATTACCGAATGGACAAATACAAAATG CTTGTCAGAAGAGTATTGCGCCAAATTCTGGTGAGGGTGTCTTCTGATGATTGGAAACTGGCAGGTGAACTTGGAAAACTTCTCTGGGAGAACATTCTTAATTTCA AGACAGTGCCTCCGCCGCCGATTGGTCTAGCATTCCATATCAGCGAAATatatttccaggaaatttcCAAA TGCTCAGGTAAAAATGAACTGACAGAAAACGCCCTGCTCGATTTTGTGCGACCCTTTGTCCAATGCATTGCTTCCAATAAGACAGATGAACGACTGCAAGCCATAATCAGAGAGTCTGTTTTCGGCTACTTGGTCAATCAGTCTGATGTTGGTATTGAACAAGACGAAAAGATCCAAGCATGGAAAATG ATGGGCTGCCCAGCAATTAATTTGGACCAGATCGAGAAAAATGAGATTGACTCAGAggatgacgaagaaatgatagctGCTGATAGTGATGATGGTGCTGATGACGAAGAACAGATTCTTGATCCCAGAGCTGGACAAATGAACGTGGAGTTGCCGCAAATCAAgtttaattccaaaaaaattgctgaCATGGTAGACGAATTCCTGGCTGATAAGAAACTTAACTCTAAGACCAAGAAGTCACTGAAGCTCGTCagagaaat GTTCCAACTTCTTGCCCAAAACATTCATCCCATTCCGTTTGAAGCGCCAGTGAAAGAGGATGAAATTGGCTACCTTGGTTTTAAGCCCAGGAAGTCTGCCAAGCGTGCAGCTGAAAACTTGATGAAATTTGAGGAAGAGTTGATGAAGGAATCTGCAAAAGCGCGCAGAAAGAGGAAGGGTGGATTTGAGCCATATGAGGAGCTTGACGTTGATATCGACAATGAGGAAGAGAGTCAACCATTGGTTGAACAACCTCAGACAAAGCCAAGCAAGAAAGCTCCAAGTCCCAAA GCAGACGAACCTCCTGCAAAGAGACGCAGAAGGTCCTCGCTTGGATTGATAAGCAACTGGGAGATCTCTGAGGTGACCCAAGAAGTGGCAAAAGAAAAGGTACCAGATGCCTCCTCTCCAGGCAACATAGGAAACTGGAATGTTGTCAGCGTCAGCGAACAAGACTCGACTCCGAAGAAAGGGGTTTCAAGTGAATGGGAAAAGCCGCTGCAAGAGGGAGAGTACGAGTACTTTGTCAGTCCGAAAAAGTCCCCCAGAAGAAGGAGCCTGTGCAAGGCTTCCATAGACCAAGAAGTGGCAGCTGAAGAGCCCAAGCCGGAG GGCAAAGAAAACGTAGCAAGGTCGCCATTGACGCTTGTGTTTAATGCTAAGATGCCTGAAAACCAGGAGAGCCCGAAATCCAGCAGAGTAGCTCAACGTGAGGAACCCAAAAACTTTGGTTCACCATTAAGCGCTTTGAGAAAGGCCCGTGTGTCCATGCCATTGAACACCAAGTCTCAAGACTTGACCCCTGTTGGAAAAAAG AGCTTATTGATACCTGCCTTGACAAACAGTGCTAAGAAAAGAGTCAGCATCAAACTGGAGCACAACAAAGCGCAAG AGGTTCATGAGTATGTCAAGCAATTAAGGGAAAGTCCACGCAATCCTCACGACAGTAGCAAGAAGCCCTCTCAAGGCTTGCTCAAAGGTTCGCCTGCTCCTTTCAAGAGTgccattgcaaaatttaggCAAAATAATATGGATATACTGTGA
- the Nnp-1 gene encoding ribosomal RNA processing protein 1 homolog A isoform X2 codes for MVKCKNINQTKDVEEKKRVLQISEEIALVQKLADNEVHMRDRALKRLKRWIYGKTKDGPAFTKEDLMMLWRGLFYCMWNSDKPLVQEQLCEDMGSLVHCILNDKDVMLFIDGFLSTLRYEWTYIDNYRMDKYKMLVRRVLRQILVRVSSDDWKLAGELGKLLWENILNFKTVPPPPIGLAFHISEIYFQEISKCSGKNELTENALLDFVRPFVQCIASNKTDERLQAIIRESVFGYLVNQSDVGIEQDEKIQAWKMMGCPAINLDQIEKNEIDSEDDEEMIAADSDDGADDEEQILDPRAGQMNVELPQIKFNSKKIADMVDEFLADKKLNSKTKKSLKLVREMFQLLAQNIHPIPFEAPVKEDEIGYLGFKPRKSAKRAAENLMKFEEELMKESAKARRKRKGGFEPYEELDVDIDNEEESQPLVEQPQTKPSKKAPSPKADEPPAKRRRRSSLGLISNWEISEVTQEVAKEKVPDASSPGNIGNWNVVSVSEQDSTPKKGVSSEWEKPLQEGEYEYFVSPKKSPRRRSLCKASIDQEVAAEEPKPEMPENQESPKSSRVAQREEPKNFGSPLSALRKARVSMPLNTKSQDLTPVGKKSLLIPALTNSAKKRVSIKLEHNKAQEVHEYVKQLRESPRNPHDSSKKPSQGLLKGSPAPFKSAIAKFRQNNMDIL; via the exons ATGGTgaagtgcaaaaatataaatcagacTAAAGATgttgaagagaaaaagagggttttgcaaatttctgaAGAAATTGCTCTTGTACAAAAGCTTGCGGACAACGAAGTTCACATGCGAGACCGCGCTTTGAAAAGGTTGAAACGCTGGATTTATGGAAAAACGAAGGATGGAC CTGCATTCACAAAGGAAGACCTAATGATGTTGTGGAGAGGACTCTTTTACTGCATGTGGAACTCTGATAAGCCACTAGTTCAG GAGCAACTGTGTGAGGATATGGGGAGTTTGGTCCACTGCATTTTGAATGACAAAGATGTGATGCTCTTCATTGATGGATTTCTATCAACTCTTCGCTATGAATGGACCTACATTGACAATTACCGAATGGACAAATACAAAATG CTTGTCAGAAGAGTATTGCGCCAAATTCTGGTGAGGGTGTCTTCTGATGATTGGAAACTGGCAGGTGAACTTGGAAAACTTCTCTGGGAGAACATTCTTAATTTCA AGACAGTGCCTCCGCCGCCGATTGGTCTAGCATTCCATATCAGCGAAATatatttccaggaaatttcCAAA TGCTCAGGTAAAAATGAACTGACAGAAAACGCCCTGCTCGATTTTGTGCGACCCTTTGTCCAATGCATTGCTTCCAATAAGACAGATGAACGACTGCAAGCCATAATCAGAGAGTCTGTTTTCGGCTACTTGGTCAATCAGTCTGATGTTGGTATTGAACAAGACGAAAAGATCCAAGCATGGAAAATG ATGGGCTGCCCAGCAATTAATTTGGACCAGATCGAGAAAAATGAGATTGACTCAGAggatgacgaagaaatgatagctGCTGATAGTGATGATGGTGCTGATGACGAAGAACAGATTCTTGATCCCAGAGCTGGACAAATGAACGTGGAGTTGCCGCAAATCAAgtttaattccaaaaaaattgctgaCATGGTAGACGAATTCCTGGCTGATAAGAAACTTAACTCTAAGACCAAGAAGTCACTGAAGCTCGTCagagaaat GTTCCAACTTCTTGCCCAAAACATTCATCCCATTCCGTTTGAAGCGCCAGTGAAAGAGGATGAAATTGGCTACCTTGGTTTTAAGCCCAGGAAGTCTGCCAAGCGTGCAGCTGAAAACTTGATGAAATTTGAGGAAGAGTTGATGAAGGAATCTGCAAAAGCGCGCAGAAAGAGGAAGGGTGGATTTGAGCCATATGAGGAGCTTGACGTTGATATCGACAATGAGGAAGAGAGTCAACCATTGGTTGAACAACCTCAGACAAAGCCAAGCAAGAAAGCTCCAAGTCCCAAA GCAGACGAACCTCCTGCAAAGAGACGCAGAAGGTCCTCGCTTGGATTGATAAGCAACTGGGAGATCTCTGAGGTGACCCAAGAAGTGGCAAAAGAAAAGGTACCAGATGCCTCCTCTCCAGGCAACATAGGAAACTGGAATGTTGTCAGCGTCAGCGAACAAGACTCGACTCCGAAGAAAGGGGTTTCAAGTGAATGGGAAAAGCCGCTGCAAGAGGGAGAGTACGAGTACTTTGTCAGTCCGAAAAAGTCCCCCAGAAGAAGGAGCCTGTGCAAGGCTTCCATAGACCAAGAAGTGGCAGCTGAAGAGCCCAAGCCGGAG ATGCCTGAAAACCAGGAGAGCCCGAAATCCAGCAGAGTAGCTCAACGTGAGGAACCCAAAAACTTTGGTTCACCATTAAGCGCTTTGAGAAAGGCCCGTGTGTCCATGCCATTGAACACCAAGTCTCAAGACTTGACCCCTGTTGGAAAAAAG AGCTTATTGATACCTGCCTTGACAAACAGTGCTAAGAAAAGAGTCAGCATCAAACTGGAGCACAACAAAGCGCAAG AGGTTCATGAGTATGTCAAGCAATTAAGGGAAAGTCCACGCAATCCTCACGACAGTAGCAAGAAGCCCTCTCAAGGCTTGCTCAAAGGTTCGCCTGCTCCTTTCAAGAGTgccattgcaaaatttaggCAAAATAATATGGATATACTGTGA
- the Nnp-1 gene encoding ribosomal RNA processing protein 1 homolog A isoform X3 has translation MVKCKNINQTKDVEEKKRVLQISEEIALVQKLADNEVHMRDRALKRLKRWIYGKTKDGPAFTKEDLMMLWRGLFYCMWNSDKPLVQEQLCEDMGSLVHCILNDKDVMLFIDGFLSTLRYEWTYIDNYRMDKYKMLVRRVLRQILVRVSSDDWKLAGELGKLLWENILNFKTVPPPPIGLAFHISEIYFQEISKCSGKNELTENALLDFVRPFVQCIASNKTDERLQAIIRESVFGYLVNQSDVGIEQDEKIQAWKMMGCPAINLDQIEKNEIDSEDDEEMIAADSDDGADDEEQILDPRAGQMNVELPQIKFNSKKIADMVDEFLADKKLNSKTKKSLKLVREMFQLLAQNIHPIPFEAPVKEDEIGYLGFKPRKSAKRAAENLMKFEEELMKESAKARRKRKGGFEPYEELDVDIDNEEESQPLVEQPQTKPSKKAPSPKADEPPAKRRRRSSLGLISNWEISEVTQEVAKEKVPDASSPGNIGNWNVVSVSEQDSTPKKGVSSEWEKPLQEGEYEYFVSPKKSPRRRSLCKASIDQEVAAEEPKPEESPKSSRVAQREEPKNFGSPLSALRKARVSMPLNTKSQDLTPVGKKSLLIPALTNSAKKRVSIKLEHNKAQEVHEYVKQLRESPRNPHDSSKKPSQGLLKGSPAPFKSAIAKFRQNNMDIL, from the exons ATGGTgaagtgcaaaaatataaatcagacTAAAGATgttgaagagaaaaagagggttttgcaaatttctgaAGAAATTGCTCTTGTACAAAAGCTTGCGGACAACGAAGTTCACATGCGAGACCGCGCTTTGAAAAGGTTGAAACGCTGGATTTATGGAAAAACGAAGGATGGAC CTGCATTCACAAAGGAAGACCTAATGATGTTGTGGAGAGGACTCTTTTACTGCATGTGGAACTCTGATAAGCCACTAGTTCAG GAGCAACTGTGTGAGGATATGGGGAGTTTGGTCCACTGCATTTTGAATGACAAAGATGTGATGCTCTTCATTGATGGATTTCTATCAACTCTTCGCTATGAATGGACCTACATTGACAATTACCGAATGGACAAATACAAAATG CTTGTCAGAAGAGTATTGCGCCAAATTCTGGTGAGGGTGTCTTCTGATGATTGGAAACTGGCAGGTGAACTTGGAAAACTTCTCTGGGAGAACATTCTTAATTTCA AGACAGTGCCTCCGCCGCCGATTGGTCTAGCATTCCATATCAGCGAAATatatttccaggaaatttcCAAA TGCTCAGGTAAAAATGAACTGACAGAAAACGCCCTGCTCGATTTTGTGCGACCCTTTGTCCAATGCATTGCTTCCAATAAGACAGATGAACGACTGCAAGCCATAATCAGAGAGTCTGTTTTCGGCTACTTGGTCAATCAGTCTGATGTTGGTATTGAACAAGACGAAAAGATCCAAGCATGGAAAATG ATGGGCTGCCCAGCAATTAATTTGGACCAGATCGAGAAAAATGAGATTGACTCAGAggatgacgaagaaatgatagctGCTGATAGTGATGATGGTGCTGATGACGAAGAACAGATTCTTGATCCCAGAGCTGGACAAATGAACGTGGAGTTGCCGCAAATCAAgtttaattccaaaaaaattgctgaCATGGTAGACGAATTCCTGGCTGATAAGAAACTTAACTCTAAGACCAAGAAGTCACTGAAGCTCGTCagagaaat GTTCCAACTTCTTGCCCAAAACATTCATCCCATTCCGTTTGAAGCGCCAGTGAAAGAGGATGAAATTGGCTACCTTGGTTTTAAGCCCAGGAAGTCTGCCAAGCGTGCAGCTGAAAACTTGATGAAATTTGAGGAAGAGTTGATGAAGGAATCTGCAAAAGCGCGCAGAAAGAGGAAGGGTGGATTTGAGCCATATGAGGAGCTTGACGTTGATATCGACAATGAGGAAGAGAGTCAACCATTGGTTGAACAACCTCAGACAAAGCCAAGCAAGAAAGCTCCAAGTCCCAAA GCAGACGAACCTCCTGCAAAGAGACGCAGAAGGTCCTCGCTTGGATTGATAAGCAACTGGGAGATCTCTGAGGTGACCCAAGAAGTGGCAAAAGAAAAGGTACCAGATGCCTCCTCTCCAGGCAACATAGGAAACTGGAATGTTGTCAGCGTCAGCGAACAAGACTCGACTCCGAAGAAAGGGGTTTCAAGTGAATGGGAAAAGCCGCTGCAAGAGGGAGAGTACGAGTACTTTGTCAGTCCGAAAAAGTCCCCCAGAAGAAGGAGCCTGTGCAAGGCTTCCATAGACCAAGAAGTGGCAGCTGAAGAGCCCAAGCCGGAG GAGAGCCCGAAATCCAGCAGAGTAGCTCAACGTGAGGAACCCAAAAACTTTGGTTCACCATTAAGCGCTTTGAGAAAGGCCCGTGTGTCCATGCCATTGAACACCAAGTCTCAAGACTTGACCCCTGTTGGAAAAAAG AGCTTATTGATACCTGCCTTGACAAACAGTGCTAAGAAAAGAGTCAGCATCAAACTGGAGCACAACAAAGCGCAAG AGGTTCATGAGTATGTCAAGCAATTAAGGGAAAGTCCACGCAATCCTCACGACAGTAGCAAGAAGCCCTCTCAAGGCTTGCTCAAAGGTTCGCCTGCTCCTTTCAAGAGTgccattgcaaaatttaggCAAAATAATATGGATATACTGTGA